One genomic segment of Methanobrevibacter oralis includes these proteins:
- a CDS encoding methanogenesis marker 17 protein — translation MLIECYDKSGAEVYEIIIKQIFQDLVLGASVDDLKAFVNPDEPVFILAIKMRKTSNAVNFGDVAIFTYDKENDITKIFVENENYLPNILKVLWMKFSREEIYQPTRYNLEIKGNQMNLEHIVIDDPHSNLQRRIYDAVFRILPEGFKIIKDVSTENIIAVVSTDELIKDEWLEKANEYIDELNRGI, via the coding sequence ATGTTAATCGAATGCTATGATAAAAGTGGTGCAGAAGTTTATGAAATAATTATAAAACAAATTTTTCAAGATTTGGTTTTAGGTGCCTCTGTAGATGACTTAAAAGCTTTTGTTAATCCTGATGAGCCTGTATTTATCTTAGCTATTAAAATGAGGAAGACCTCCAATGCAGTTAATTTTGGTGATGTAGCAATATTTACTTATGATAAAGAAAATGATATTACTAAAATTTTTGTTGAAAATGAGAATTATCTTCCTAATATCTTAAAAGTATTGTGGATGAAATTTTCAAGAGAAGAAATTTATCAACCTACTAGGTATAATCTTGAAATTAAAGGTAATCAAATGAACTTAGAACATATTGTAATTGATGATCCTCATTCAAATCTTCAAAGAAGAATTTATGATGCTGTATTTAGGATATTGCCTGAAGGATTTAAAATCATTAAAGATGTTTCTACTGAGAATATTATTGCAGTTGTATCTACAGATGAACTTATTAAAGATGAATGGCTTGAAAAAGCTAATGAATATATTGATGAATTAAATAGAGGTATTTAG
- a CDS encoding methanogenesis marker 6 protein, protein MSQNLCISPKLGKEDWDPDVITRMIFIGPGAHVSEAEVAHEFHMLDLPLTVKNTCYGAMISGKSADVYKAIKEVRKLDPNHIFTKERGFAPGDPRRCRGHRFGPREGFHQMEKEYKILGFVSEALENPKEVEVEEKKPIDVDEFKAIMNEVLDKK, encoded by the coding sequence ATGTCACAGAATCTATGTATTAGTCCGAAATTGGGTAAGGAGGATTGGGACCCTGATGTTATTACTCGTATGATTTTTATTGGTCCGGGAGCTCATGTAAGTGAAGCAGAAGTGGCACATGAGTTTCACATGTTAGATTTGCCATTAACAGTTAAAAATACTTGTTATGGAGCTATGATTAGTGGTAAATCTGCAGATGTTTATAAAGCCATTAAGGAAGTAAGAAAATTAGATCCAAATCATATTTTTACTAAAGAGAGAGGTTTTGCTCCAGGTGATCCTAGGAGATGTAGGGGTCATAGATTTGGACCTAGAGAAGGTTTCCATCAAATGGAAAAAGAATATAAAATTTTAGGTTTTGTTTCTGAAGCTTTAGAAAATCCAAAAGAAGTGGAAGTTGAAGAAAAAAAACCAATTGACGTTGACGAATTTAAAGCTATTATGAATGAAGTTTTAGATAAAAAATAG
- a CDS encoding radical SAM protein, whose product MNEHKGSRFAHITKAHPCFNEKVHDKVGRAHVPIAPKCNIFCNFCTRDINNEEDRPGVASCVMNPDDAITHINNVTADGPISVVGVAGPGDSLANEETFEFFEKLAEKHPDLIKCMSTNGLLLPKYADKLAELGVNSVTVTINAVDPDIAVDIYSFIKYEGKVYKGYEAVKILIKNQLDGVEKAAANGMIVKVNSVLIPGLNDEHIVDIAKEVKKRGASLMNILPLIPLAKLKNYPRPDCSMMEKVRDEVEEIIPVFRACTQCRADAFGIPGKKSEDHHLGMTPQSHY is encoded by the coding sequence ATGAATGAACATAAAGGTTCAAGATTTGCACACATTACCAAAGCACATCCTTGCTTTAATGAAAAAGTTCATGATAAAGTTGGTAGGGCTCATGTGCCGATTGCACCAAAATGTAATATCTTTTGTAACTTTTGTACTAGGGATATTAATAATGAAGAAGATAGACCTGGAGTTGCCAGTTGTGTTATGAATCCGGATGATGCAATAACTCACATTAACAATGTAACTGCTGATGGTCCTATTTCTGTTGTAGGGGTAGCTGGACCTGGAGATTCATTAGCTAATGAAGAAACTTTTGAATTTTTTGAAAAATTAGCTGAAAAACATCCTGATTTAATTAAATGCATGAGTACTAATGGTCTTTTACTTCCTAAATATGCAGACAAACTTGCAGAATTAGGAGTAAATTCTGTTACTGTAACAATTAATGCAGTTGATCCAGACATTGCTGTTGATATTTATTCTTTCATTAAATATGAAGGAAAAGTATACAAAGGATATGAAGCAGTTAAAATTTTAATTAAAAACCAATTAGATGGTGTTGAAAAAGCAGCAGCTAATGGTATGATTGTTAAGGTTAATTCTGTTTTAATTCCGGGATTAAATGATGAACACATTGTTGATATTGCTAAAGAAGTTAAAAAACGAGGTGCTTCTTTAATGAATATTTTGCCACTCATTCCATTAGCTAAATTGAAAAATTATCCTCGTCCTGATTGTTCCATGATGGAAAAAGTCAGAGATGAAGTTGAAGAAATTATACCAGTATTTAGAGCATGTACTCAATGTAGAGCAGATGCATTTGGAATTCCAGGTAAAAAAAGTGAAGACCATCATTTAGGAATGACTCCACAGAGTCATTACTAA
- the mmp3 gene encoding methyl-coenzyme M reductase-associated protein Mmp3 — MLIKINGEEIDVAEGSSIRDVIDKTNAPYSPNSIVCLIKGKEELEKNISKYKIKTNIGSIIIQLDESEEAKPLVDVWKNKYEEFVDLSIRWSTPNEVAIGPIVTELEPTSDEHKYFEGDVVLSLSSFSNESTHLIMLKENTTNVYAVPPFNKGIFAKIIGGKKTLNSLTDDDRITAIEPIVERSTTTDSASVSDLNVILEEGNELFTYISFDIDENSPVCVEHLFSIVESGKIQVDYDSESFAGFYELEGIKKPKENTTLRNRGTMTIRNDGKGVGRLYIYRQNRVLTPNHTTVGQVVHGMELIDCARENEYITVKSEQQRLLLLNHSQAGAEALLNAAGVEQIREGVVADDALIVEQSPKHTIDILREGKVVTKAINKEDLCEIKFTENAPRSVKYFKFLSGLLENPIGSIKVHFSVPGMHILIFEGDKKLAKGLIPENNPTDIVPSCTIGITNMASKSAGLIGVRFEDNKEFGPTAESFNATNMVGKIVSDPKRLEKIKEGVVVYVTESMY, encoded by the coding sequence ATGTTAATCAAAATTAATGGGGAAGAAATTGATGTGGCAGAGGGTTCTTCAATTAGAGATGTAATTGATAAAACTAATGCTCCTTATTCTCCTAACAGTATTGTTTGTTTGATAAAAGGCAAAGAAGAGCTGGAGAAAAATATTAGCAAATATAAAATTAAGACTAATATAGGTTCAATTATTATACAATTAGATGAATCTGAAGAGGCGAAACCTTTAGTTGATGTTTGGAAAAATAAGTATGAAGAATTTGTTGATTTGTCTATTAGATGGTCTACTCCAAATGAAGTAGCTATTGGTCCTATTGTAACTGAGTTAGAACCTACTTCTGATGAACATAAATATTTTGAGGGAGATGTTGTTTTAAGTTTATCTAGTTTTAGTAATGAATCTACTCATTTAATCATGCTTAAAGAAAATACTACTAATGTATATGCGGTTCCTCCATTCAATAAAGGTATTTTTGCAAAAATTATTGGTGGTAAAAAAACTTTAAATTCTCTAACTGATGATGATAGAATAACAGCTATTGAACCAATAGTTGAAAGAAGCACAACTACTGATAGTGCTTCTGTGTCTGATTTAAATGTTATTTTAGAAGAGGGGAACGAACTATTTACTTATATTTCATTTGATATTGATGAAAACTCGCCAGTTTGTGTTGAACATTTGTTTTCTATTGTTGAATCTGGTAAAATCCAAGTTGACTATGATAGTGAATCTTTTGCAGGTTTTTATGAATTAGAAGGAATTAAAAAACCTAAAGAAAATACAACACTAAGAAATAGGGGAACAATGACCATTAGAAATGATGGTAAAGGTGTTGGAAGACTTTACATTTATAGGCAAAATCGGGTTTTAACTCCAAATCACACGACTGTTGGGCAAGTTGTTCATGGAATGGAACTTATTGATTGTGCAAGGGAAAATGAATATATTACAGTTAAATCAGAGCAACAAAGGTTATTATTATTAAATCATTCACAAGCAGGTGCTGAAGCATTATTAAATGCGGCAGGTGTTGAGCAGATTCGTGAGGGGGTAGTGGCAGATGATGCTTTAATTGTTGAGCAATCACCGAAACATACAATTGATATTTTAAGAGAAGGTAAAGTTGTAACTAAAGCAATTAATAAAGAGGATTTATGCGAAATTAAATTCACGGAAAATGCTCCAAGGTCTGTAAAATACTTTAAATTCTTATCAGGACTTTTAGAAAATCCAATTGGAAGTATTAAAGTTCATTTTTCAGTACCTGGTATGCACATTCTCATTTTTGAGGGTGATAAGAAGTTAGCTAAAGGTCTTATTCCTGAAAACAATCCGACAGATATTGTTCCTTCATGCACAATTGGTATTACGAATATGGCATCAAAAAGTGCTGGTTTAATTGGTGTACGATTTGAAGATAATAAGGAATTTGGACCAACTGCTGAATCATTTAATGCAACTAATATGGTTGGAAAGATTGTTTCAGATCCTAAAAGACTAGAAAAGATTAAAGAAGGAGTTGTAGTTTATGTCACAGAATCTATGTATTAG
- a CDS encoding DUF2117 domain-containing protein: MKIGVVVHGPNIIDSGYAIKLIELLSNYGKVSARLGGTMGRTAVIDASLENIIDISRKLVPSDSLKMFNDNDVDVIFLLNYGKSDATGHVFGYKVYSHYKNKINKNNIPIIQIERPGEVDGSVINWNSDCKLAFEIANKLNLAIVKPEEIFNMHIKNDGDLNTQVERIVHGVSPFENIMVNSVVIGKTNSDKLKLIAKDGYIVDIVGGELKEHGLEKLGRVDLSNAIIKTGLLRKSKVKPRIIGNNKLDNFKVAFLDHAGEDVYKFRDCNLVITIGDDTTLISSDILYRFNIPIVGITDGDLDKVVENGFKTKNSIIFELESGFDDIVGRKINKKLFDNKQIIYTFEGIDDIKLEIIKIIKDINCKYKINYY, encoded by the coding sequence ATGAAAATTGGTGTTGTAGTTCATGGTCCTAATATTATTGATTCTGGTTATGCAATTAAATTAATTGAATTATTATCTAATTATGGGAAGGTATCTGCAAGGTTAGGTGGAACAATGGGCAGAACTGCAGTAATAGATGCATCTTTAGAAAATATTATTGATATTTCTAGAAAATTAGTTCCAAGTGATTCTTTAAAAATGTTTAATGATAATGATGTTGATGTAATATTTTTATTAAATTATGGAAAATCTGATGCGACAGGTCATGTTTTTGGATATAAAGTTTATAGTCATTATAAAAACAAAATTAATAAAAATAACATTCCTATAATTCAAATTGAAAGACCAGGTGAGGTTGATGGCAGTGTCATTAATTGGAATAGTGATTGTAAATTAGCTTTTGAAATAGCTAATAAATTAAATTTAGCTATTGTGAAACCAGAAGAGATTTTTAATATGCATATAAAAAATGATGGGGATTTAAATACTCAGGTTGAAAGAATTGTCCATGGTGTAAGTCCTTTTGAAAATATAATGGTCAATAGTGTTGTTATTGGAAAAACTAATTCGGATAAACTTAAACTTATAGCTAAAGATGGATATATTGTTGATATTGTTGGAGGTGAACTTAAAGAACACGGCCTTGAAAAATTAGGAAGGGTTGATTTAAGTAATGCAATTATAAAAACTGGTCTTTTAAGAAAATCTAAAGTTAAACCTCGTATTATTGGAAATAATAAATTAGATAATTTTAAAGTAGCTTTTCTTGACCATGCTGGTGAAGATGTGTATAAATTTAGGGATTGTAACTTAGTAATCACGATTGGTGATGATACAACATTGATTTCATCAGATATTTTATATAGGTTTAATATTCCAATTGTTGGAATTACAGATGGAGATTTAGATAAAGTGGTTGAAAATGGATTTAAAACAAAAAATTCCATTATTTTTGAACTTGAAAGTGGATTTGATGATATTGTTGGTCGCAAAATCAATAAAAAGTTATTCGATAATAAACAGATTATTTATACATTTGAGGGTATAGATGATATTAAATTAGAAATTATTAAAATAATAAAAGATATTAATTGTAAATATAAAATTAACTATTACTAA
- a CDS encoding thermonuclease family protein, whose protein sequence is MKIEKKHILIIIGVLMIVCAISAVDAYTGTGFSHDIPLSKYSDSSYKNILDKYNDTECEAEVSGICTRVVDGDTIYVDGVGKVRFVGVNTPENGVEGGDVSKYFVQKLCMNQEVGLDIDDSKQQDKYGRTLAVVIIDDKNLNEMLLKEGLAEIMYIPPSEFDPYSWSNGSTDINEHAHSKSTDTSSDSSGKYVASMNSDKFHKPSCRWAEKIYEQNKISFNSRESAINNGYQPCKVCNP, encoded by the coding sequence ATGAAAATTGAAAAAAAACATATCTTAATTATCATTGGAGTATTAATGATTGTATGTGCCATTTCAGCCGTTGATGCCTATACTGGAACTGGATTTTCACATGACATTCCTTTATCAAAGTATAGTGACAGTTCTTATAAAAATATTTTAGATAAGTATAATGATACTGAATGTGAAGCTGAAGTAAGTGGAATATGCACAAGAGTTGTTGATGGAGATACAATTTATGTAGATGGTGTTGGAAAAGTACGTTTTGTTGGAGTAAATACTCCTGAAAATGGTGTTGAAGGTGGAGATGTATCTAAATACTTTGTTCAAAAACTATGTATGAATCAAGAAGTAGGATTAGATATTGATGATTCTAAACAACAAGACAAGTATGGGAGAACCTTAGCTGTTGTTATTATTGATGATAAAAATTTAAATGAAATGCTTTTAAAAGAAGGTCTTGCAGAAATAATGTACATTCCTCCAAGTGAATTTGATCCATATTCTTGGAGTAATGGAAGTACAGATATAAATGAGCATGCTCATTCTAAATCAACTGATACATCATCAGATAGTTCTGGAAAATATGTAGCTAGCATGAATTCAGATAAATTCCATAAACCTAGCTGTAGATGGGCAGAAAAAATATATGAGCAAAATAAAATTTCATTTAATTCAAGAGAATCAGCAATAAATAATGGATATCAACCTTGTAAAGTTTGTAATCCTTAA
- a CDS encoding methanogenesis marker 2 protein: protein MDFEKLVKSIQEFEGVSRKSSIDNVISLLGDAYNVSGDVVIDIGDDASAIDIGNNQVILVAADGIWGKIMNVNPYWAGYCSVLVNVNDIAAMGGKPLAMVNIMSISNDEIYEELLKGIKDGCLKFGVPMVGGHLHPDGDCDSLGVAIVGIAQKDKLITSFSAEVGDKIIVAIDLDGKSHEMFSLNWDTTYDKDKQLVQDQISAVQYLAEKDYIKSGKDISNPGIIGTLEMLLETSKKGAIVNLEEIPKNDSVEWENWLKSYPGSGFVFTADEKNCNYIKEYLSKYSIVANVVGEITSGSSLYLKYDDKKIEVFNQENNPIFLFK, encoded by the coding sequence TTGGATTTTGAAAAACTTGTAAAATCAATTCAAGAATTTGAAGGGGTTTCTCGTAAAAGTTCCATTGATAATGTTATTTCTCTTTTAGGCGATGCATACAATGTTTCAGGGGACGTTGTTATTGATATTGGTGATGATGCTTCAGCTATTGATATTGGAAATAATCAAGTTATTTTAGTAGCTGCTGATGGTATATGGGGAAAAATAATGAATGTTAATCCTTATTGGGCTGGATATTGTTCTGTTTTGGTGAATGTCAATGATATTGCTGCAATGGGGGGTAAACCATTAGCTATGGTAAATATAATGTCTATTAGCAATGATGAAATTTATGAAGAGTTGTTAAAAGGAATTAAAGATGGTTGCTTAAAATTTGGTGTTCCAATGGTTGGAGGGCATTTGCATCCTGATGGGGATTGTGATTCATTAGGTGTAGCTATTGTAGGTATTGCTCAAAAAGATAAGCTAATTACTAGTTTTTCTGCAGAAGTTGGTGATAAGATTATAGTAGCTATTGATTTAGATGGCAAATCTCATGAAATGTTTTCTCTAAATTGGGATACTACTTATGATAAAGATAAACAATTAGTTCAGGATCAGATTTCTGCAGTTCAGTATTTAGCTGAAAAAGATTACATTAAATCTGGAAAAGATATTTCAAATCCGGGTATTATTGGAACTTTGGAAATGCTTTTAGAAACATCTAAAAAAGGAGCTATTGTTAATCTAGAAGAAATTCCTAAAAATGATTCTGTTGAGTGGGAAAATTGGTTAAAATCATATCCAGGTTCAGGTTTTGTTTTCACTGCAGATGAGAAGAATTGTAATTATATAAAAGAGTACTTATCTAAGTATTCAATTGTTGCTAATGTCGTTGGTGAGATAACTTCCGGCTCTTCGCTTTATTTAAAATATGATGATAAAAAAATAGAAGTATTTAATCAAGAAAATAATCCAATTTTCTTGTTTAAATGA
- a CDS encoding methanogenesis marker 5 protein — protein sequence MVNIAIYPPNSLVLADLIERKGHTPLVLQKQIRKKIKDPEIDSPPMNITEEDPIKGLKYAAIEVPSGVRGRMSIIGPLIDDAEAAIIVDNAPYGFGCIGCARTNELSIFLLRNKDIPILELTYPTNQDETYMMVNNINNFVDSLEESEEE from the coding sequence ATGGTGAATATAGCTATTTATCCTCCAAACTCATTAGTGTTGGCAGATTTAATTGAAAGGAAAGGTCATACTCCTTTAGTTCTTCAAAAACAAATTAGGAAAAAAATTAAGGATCCGGAAATTGATTCCCCTCCTATGAATATTACAGAAGAAGATCCTATTAAGGGTCTTAAATATGCTGCTATTGAGGTTCCTTCAGGGGTTCGTGGTAGAATGTCTATTATTGGACCACTTATAGATGATGCAGAAGCAGCTATTATAGTAGATAATGCACCATATGGGTTTGGTTGTATTGGTTGTGCTAGGACTAATGAACTATCAATTTTCTTACTTAGAAATAAAGATATTCCAATTTTAGAACTTACTTATCCTACTAATCAAGATGAAACATATATGATGGTAAATAATATTAATAATTTTGTAGATTCTCTTGAAGAAAGTGAGGAGGAATAA
- a CDS encoding methanogenesis marker 15 protein: MVKIALVSCGTEYSGIQKEIEKAANKFGAEIILPEIDLDYIDESYEKFGFSAQSSSLKLMIARAMAIVEGRCKPDAVFIATCFRCAEAALVRNEVRRFIQNNTRIPVVTYSFTERTKADELFIRMEALATTVTRRSILAREKQEGLTLGLDSGSTTTKAVLMENNQVIGTGWTATKDVIESAQIAASEAFASTDYGWDDVDGIGTTGYGRFTMGQEFKAELIQEELSVNAKGAVYLADSQKGEATVLDIGGMDNKVITVNNGIPDNFTMGGICAGASGRFLDMTSRRLDVDITELGPLAVRGDWRKAMLNSYCIVFGIQDLVTTLAAGGSKEDVAAAACHSVSEQVYEQQLQEIDIREPLIQVGGTSLISGLVEAVSETLGGIDIIVPEYSQHIGAVGAALLVSGMGHRHD; the protein is encoded by the coding sequence ATGGTTAAAATCGCATTAGTTTCATGTGGAACTGAATATAGTGGAATTCAAAAAGAGATTGAAAAGGCAGCTAATAAATTTGGTGCTGAAATTATTCTTCCAGAAATTGATTTAGATTATATTGATGAATCTTATGAAAAATTTGGATTTTCAGCTCAAAGTTCAAGTTTAAAATTAATGATTGCAAGAGCAATGGCTATTGTTGAAGGTAGATGTAAACCTGATGCGGTATTTATTGCAACTTGTTTTAGATGTGCTGAAGCGGCTTTAGTTAGAAATGAAGTAAGACGTTTTATTCAGAATAATACTCGTATTCCTGTGGTTACATATTCATTTACAGAAAGAACAAAAGCAGATGAACTATTTATCCGTATGGAGGCATTAGCTACAACTGTAACACGTAGAAGTATTTTAGCTCGTGAAAAACAAGAAGGACTTACTCTTGGTTTAGACTCTGGTTCCACAACTACAAAAGCAGTATTGATGGAAAACAATCAAGTTATTGGAACTGGTTGGACTGCTACTAAGGATGTTATTGAATCAGCTCAAATTGCAGCATCAGAAGCTTTTGCTAGCACTGATTATGGTTGGGATGATGTTGATGGTATTGGAACAACTGGGTATGGTAGATTTACAATGGGTCAAGAGTTTAAGGCTGAATTGATTCAAGAAGAATTATCTGTAAATGCAAAAGGTGCAGTATATTTAGCAGATTCTCAAAAAGGTGAAGCTACTGTATTAGATATTGGTGGTATGGATAATAAAGTAATAACTGTTAATAATGGTATTCCTGATAATTTTACTATGGGGGGTATTTGTGCAGGTGCATCTGGAAGATTTTTAGATATGACTTCTCGTAGGTTGGATGTGGATATTACTGAATTAGGTCCTCTAGCCGTTAGAGGTGATTGGAGAAAAGCAATGTTAAACAGTTATTGTATTGTGTTTGGTATCCAAGACCTTGTTACTACTCTTGCTGCTGGTGGCTCTAAGGAGGATGTTGCAGCTGCAGCTTGTCATTCTGTATCTGAACAAGTTTATGAACAGCAACTTCAAGAAATTGACATTCGTGAGCCTTTAATTCAAGTAGGAGGAACTAGTTTAATATCTGGTCTTGTTGAAGCTGTAAGTGAAACTTTAGGAGGGATCGATATTATTGTCCCTGAATATTCACAACATATTGGTGCTGTTGGAGCAGCACTTTTAGTATCTGGTATGGGACATAGACATGATTAA